From Cyprinus carpio isolate SPL01 chromosome A18, ASM1834038v1, whole genome shotgun sequence:
GCTTTCTGTGATCTGAGCGGCAGCTAGAGCACGGGCCAGATTTTTGCGCAGAACGTAGCCCCTCCACGCAGCCTGCAGGGGCAATACACACAGCCATGAATCACATGCAagcataaatattgtgtgttATCCCATTAGGAAGATAAAACATGTTAACCTCTGTTTAATTGCCCCGCGGTCTGCAGTTTGAACTTTAGGTGACTTTGGCTTTGTAAGACAAATGTAACACCGGGATGCCTTTAAATCTGAGTATTCCCCGCGGGAAAAAAAAGACTTAACAGATCAGAACACTAGTGCTCCCACTCAAGCGACACGTTGGAATCtgattaatcatttttttctttcggTTCGAGTCCTTGGAGACTCATtaaacacaaagagagagagaaaatatccCTTAGAAGTGAAAGAAATAGCCTGTTTTCAAAAGCACTACCTACCGACTCAAAACAAGCCCCATTTGGCAGTAATAGGTGTAAtgaagatgatttaattttagtcaaGTTATTTATTGCATTCATAAAAGGAGGTATGGAAAACATCTTTTCAGTCATATATCAAACAATCCTTGAGCAAAACCAAAGTGAACAGAGATATTATTTTGTGGAAGGGGCTAAAAAATGAGTCTCACCTGAATAACAACAGCAGCACGTTGCCTCTCAGGCCTCCCAATGCAGGTATCTTCTCCCTTGTTGAGATTTGGTTTTGTGTTAGTTTTTTCAATTAAGCCTCGGAGGCCCTCGCATCTCAGCAATACGCATCTCCTCCGCCAGCATCGCTGGATCACCACAGCTGCCGCTCTGAGTGATAGCAGAGAAGACAATTTTATCTGATGACTCACCAAGGTCATGAGAGACTTAATGAATGTCGCTGAACTCAAGCCTGGGATGATTCATCTGCGTTAAAACATCTGGAGAGAGACCCAGCAGGGGTCCAATGTCAtctgaatgatttattttgattaccTTTAGCTAAAATTAAATGTACCTTGAAAACAATGGAAGATGCTtgctacaaacaaaaaataaacactgtaaaagtaATAGAAATTTGTTTGAGAGTCATACATTTTAAGGTTCATCGCCTGAACAGGTTCCTTCTCACTTTGTGTCTGCATGCAGTGAGCAGATCGTAGCTCAAGGTCAGATGGTGAAAGTTGAGTCTTTTGTGGATTGTGTCTCTGCCAGTCTGGATTTTGTCCCTGTGATGCTTCAGAATAACCACATGAACTACTGTTAGCAGCTGCCATCAGTGTAGAATCTTCTGTGACACAGCTGTCACCGTATTCATGGGCATAACGCTGGTCCACCGCCAATCTGAACAGGTCTATCTGGTGACCGATGGCAAGAATCTGGACGTCATGTTGTGAGGACGCAGAACTGTGAGAAAAATGCAGGAAAGAAGTACAAATGTCATATATTAGGAGCCtttcacacaaaatgcatttttgggTTCCACATCACTGCTTGTAAactttctatgtaaacatgcactggACAGACATGTTTGGCCATAGTGATTGCGTCTTGTGTCTTGTGTCTTGTGTTCAtaaatgggaccttattgtaaagtcttCTTGAGGAGAATTTAAACTAGCCTTtaccagaaaataaaaataagaacatttcTTGCGGGATGTAAAACTGGCATATAATGAAGTTTTTTCAGGAAATGTCTACAAAGGTGTCTCAATAGCACTTTAATTACTCTATTAGCCGTGGCTAGTTCAGCCCCTCCTGCCCCTGACCCTTGAGCCTGTTTTTGCTGTCAACATCAAAAACCAGCTCTGTCACTATAGAGTCCCTGCTATTCTAATCCTCTGACACGGTTAAGAGGGCATCCGCACCCCTCCAACACACACTTCAATCcagaataaagtcataaaaaGAGTCTTGCAAGAGTCAAATATAATGTACATTTGTACTGGGAAACAAAACTACTGTCGAAACATGTTGAAATCCGGTGCAAGGACAGATTTATAACAAAATGGCTAATTTGATTACctcattaaaagaaattaatgtcAAATTGCATATACAGTCAGCAATGAACATTCTGAAAGCCAAACATTATTACAAGTTGTAAAAAGTGTGCCAAGGCAAATTAATACAATCCTAGACCTTACAAAGTTCCCCTACTTACTGCCATCTGAAATTGCTTCAGAGAAAAACTGGGAAAGAGTTTCTTTTTACAGACTGTTTGAAGAACTAATGCAGGTTTTGCAGTAACACAACATGCCTATTTATGATTCAGTGGCATAAATTCCATTTTACTGCCGTGGTTTGATGACATTAAACGAGTTCCTCAGTTCGGTCTGTCACTCTAATCAACACAGGCATTGGTTTACAATTGTAAGGCGGTCAGACGGCAGAGTCTTCACCTCGCCAAAGCTGGGGACTGACACTGGGTCAGGTCAGATGTTAAACGGCTACAGCGGTCCCCACGGGTGTGCAAAAGACCCTTTGTGCAGAACGCACGGCGGAAGGGTTAGGGGGGTATCTCTAAAGTCCTCCAAGCCATAAGAGACCTCAGTTTGAACCACAGGACACACAGTCGTCTGCCAATCATGTTTCATGAAACATGATGAGTGTTCTGTTTTATTTGCTGGTGGTCTGCAGCAGCGTCTGAGGGGGCTTTTGTATTGAAAGAAgtggatatataatatattttttattttcagcatgAATAGGCTCAAATAACTTTCTACATTTCTACATACCACAATTTCTACATAccacaaaatttttaaaataaattgaatgctCAGTTTAAATTTTATCTGCCATGCcatatataaaagaatatttattctttaaataattaataaattaaaataataaataattacaatttatatttttcagggCATGGATTTTTCAGATTCATTCCAAAGACTCTCTGCATAAATtagaatttgttttcatttacctattattaaaatatgattaaactataaactaaatattacatGCATTTTGCATAATATACTACAGGATTTACATTTTGACCAATTGGatctttattaataattgtgagaaaaactgAAACTGCTCGTCTACCTGATCTCCATCTTTTGCTGCTGGAGAAGTGAATCTCGCTGCTCTTGCTGTGCTTGACAGAGGGCATGAAAACTCCACTGCTGTTCCGGACATTTACAGGACGCTGCGGCAGCAGCAATCTGCTCATTATTCAACTTAATCAAGCCAGGCACTGTCTCCAAAAGCAAGGACCTGAgggaaaacagacatttaaaagatTTGCCTGGTGGAAAAGTAAAATGAAGTGGCCACACAATGTGCTCAAAGCTCTATGAAATGATTGGTTTAATTGTTAGtgactgtttattttataatgtataacaaagcTAAAGCTTTAAAGCTAAAGTATTAAGACAAAGGgatataattgcaaaaaaatttttttaacaaagtttatgcataaaaataatcTAGATTAAATATAAAGAGGCAAGGTCGGGGGGGGGCAATcagtttatttttcataattatactttaaatagcTTCTTTTGCAAAACAATTAGCAGTTCAGAGCAATATGTAAGGTTAGCGCATTGACTGTCCACTGCAATCATAAAAAAGTAACAGGTAAATTTAATTCCAGCCCCTCCCTCTTTCAGTCTCCATGGGCTTTCTATTGGAGAATATTTACATTGAGCAGATGAAATCAGTTAGGAAACATGGATAAAACGTTTAATGAGTTTGACATTCTAGACCCAAGAGAATCAACAGAGCGTCTGTGCATTGACTAAGAGGTTTAGTCAGAGTCTGCCTTTCTCAATGATGACGCTCGGCTTGGATTAGAAGTGAAAAAGGGTTTGCTGGCCTGATTCCAGAGATGTGACAGCCATGCAAGTGAGCCCAAGTTGCTTTTTTTGGTCTGTGTTTTAATTTGCAAAAGCGTATGAGAAAACACAGGTGTAGCCTAGTTTTTGCTGAACCCTGCTgagagaaataaaattaaagaaccAAGGGTTGATTAATGAGTGATATTTTCAGTAACAATGAAATTACTTAATAATTATTGTAGTCGCTTATTTtacttcataattttttttaattattaaaaaaattttttttatataaatcgaGCTCTTTGTTTTTGCAtcataattaatacttttactgatataaaatatttaagaaaaataaataacttttactacattttcttcattattatttttactttaaatatagtagagtatttgttcaaaaatagttttttcagttgtggtatatatatatatatatatatatatatatatatatatatatagcctatatatacttgaatattttatatatatatatatatatatatatatatatatatatatatatatattcagttaatagttaaaatattcaattaattgtTGATGCTCTTTTATGGAAATATTATCTTGGATAGAATTTGCAAACACTCCATTTTATTTACCATCAAgtacataaaaaacaatttttgaacaaatattttactgtctttaaagtaaaaataataataaagaaaatgtagtaaatgttacatattttagtaaattttctttattattattattatttttactttaaagactaaaatatttgttcaaaaatagtttttcagttgtggtatatatatatatatatatatatatatatatacacaaataaaataaagggtTGGCAAATTATATCCAAGATGATATTTCCATAAAAGAGGATCAAAGAGGATCTCTAAAAGCCAAAACATCTCTAAAAGCAAAAAACTGCTTCACATTTACAAAGCAGGCATGGTCATATGATACACTTTTTGGCCATGTTGTGTCCAGCCGCCAGGTTCCTATCGCTACCAAAAAACTGACTCTATTCTTCACTCATGATAACTTCCCTGTAAACAAAGAAACTTACAGGAGTTTGATTAATCTAGCTAAAGTCAGCTCTCCCAGACTCTAAACGCTCGTGCGCTGTGTACTTCTTTGAAATATCCTTCGGTGCTTTAATTTAGGCTGTGTTATCACTGGAGAGGGATGAAAGGGCCAGCGGAGAGCGAGAAAAACACTAGGTCTAATTCCGTTGTTGGCATTGAGGGTTAGACAAAGTTCAGCGGAATACTGAGCCTAGCTCGAATGAACTTCCTATCCATCATTACAGAATTAAACAGTTGTAAAGACACAACAGATATATTTCACCTTAGACTTCTCCTTGGAAGCCAAATGcaaaatgtggaaaataaagtttaaaaaataactaacaaaataaacagctaaaaaaatatcacattcaaTTTTATAAGAAGTCAATTTAGTAAGAACTTTCTGTCAGGAAAATAAATGTGTTgccaacattaaagtttttaggTCTTCTGAACTATAAACTCATAACAGTCAACAAATCTCTTTGGTatgtatgttgttatttttttccattttgactGAATGAACTGGATTGCTTCTTGAGAAATCCAACATGCTTCTATACTTTACTGATCTTCCTTTTGTGTCtctcacacatttttttctaccacataaGAACATATAATTTGCTCATTAAAAACTTTGGCACTTTAGGagcacatttgttttaaaaatattcccCCACTGAgcaaatattttcagaattacGAGCACTTAAATCCACGTGCGTACAGATGTCACTGGGTAATCCAATAGCGGACACAGATACAATGGCTGGTGCAGTGATATGGGCCGGAAGCTCAGCGGTAAAGAGGAATGTTTATTCTACTTTAAACGCCTGGTGCACTTCCAGCCAATGTCCCCGTTCACATTAGTTTCACATTCTCGGACAATTATGAAATGCTTAGTGACTTTTGCTAGAATGTATACATGACAGCTTCTGCCCAATCCAAGATAAATCCCTTCATTATAAAAGGAGAAACCACATTTCTTTTATATACTAATTTTCACTTTCAACAACAAATATACTCCAGAATTTAGCTTAGCAGTTGCAAGAGCCAATACTGAGAAAATAACTAACTTAACTGTCACTCCTAATGTAAAAGGCCCTAAACTGGGTCCTTGGGTCACACCTACCTCCAGTTGCTTTCCTGTTGTAGTGGGTTACCAGTCAGGTTAAGTTCTTGAAGACTGGTGCATTCCTGAAGATTCAGACAAACGTTCTGCAAATCTAAAAGAGAGTCAGAACAGAGACACTTAGAGACACTTTGTAGTTTACGCTACGAATGTTATCCAAATGTTAGCCATTCTGGGCTTAATTTGAAGAAACACAAATActatgtttaaatatttctatgaattagtatacacacaaaaaaaaacattctcaatggtacttaaaggaacagctcactaaaaaaatgaaaattatgtcattattggCTTATTTCATTCGTGTCATTCAAAACTtggttgtttatattttttcagttgaacacaaaaatagaattttgaaaaatatgtatgattcttaaaaaaatgacatgcagAATCTATGCAGCTCTGTTGCATataacaacaatatatagtgTCCATTTGACTTGCACTATATTCTAAGTCGTCTGAAGTTTAATAATGGTTACGTGTGATGAAAGGAAAATGGAACtggaaaaattttgaaaaaaataacagcatacagatTAAACGGGAgtaaattactgaaattatttttgagtaaactatccctttaaggataaATTATATGAGTTATGGAGATATCAGAAGAATTTTAAAGAATTGTTTGTTTGTCACAAAAGTTATCAACCATATTCAAGAATAAAGACCCTTTCAAatagcagctgaaaaaaaagaaagaaaaaaaaaaatcacagtcaaGTCGACCCACCACACTTCATAAGCTCACCTAACAGACAGTTGTGACTGGCATCCAACGTCTTCAGAGACACCAAATCCAAGAGTGGAATTAAATGAGTTACACTGAGGGGAAAGTGAAccctcattttaaaaaataaaacatcttagcACTGTGTAAGTTGAaggttttatattacattttacataagaaaatattttatttaaacaaataaatgactttaCCTTAGTAGAAGTAAAGTAGAATTTAAATGTAAGACAGTGttaagtataaaaaaacaaattggaaGAGACTCAAAACATTGTGAGCTGCCAGCCTTGCCATCACCTACAGTATGATGccctaggtaggcagctcactaggttttgagacataGCCCTTCTCCATTTAGGCCTACCTGTTATGGGCCACAGAGAGGTTTTGGAGCAAAGGCAGCCAGTAGGATTCCAGATCATGAACAGAAGATATAAGATTGTCATCCAGGTAAAGGTCCCTCAGAAGAACATGGTTCTGCAGGACAGGCAGCTATGCCATAGGacggaaacaaaaaacaacatcaattcCCTTTCCTCACACAGAGTCATTCCTTCTGTTCCAACCATGAATGTCCCATGAGCTGAAATGGGTGGAAACTCATGCATTATCACAAACATGACTAATATCCAAATGCAATAGCAATAATTCAATTAAAGTGATGGCAGGCCAGGATTGCAGACTAACAGATGAGCTTTTTTTTATATGGGTATCATGTAATGAACACTGTCAAGTTACGCATTTCCTGGACACTGGGATGGAAATATGTTcctaaataaacaatacaaaagtgGTGAAACATCTTTGATTTCAGTTGGGCTAATTGGGCTAGTTCTAATAGAATAAGAACATAAAACAGTTCTCAAATACTGACAAAACATCAAAGTAATGGAAAATTGTGATTATTCAATATGATCTTGAGATTGCTAAAGACGTGATAAATCATGATCCCATCTTTTAACTTGTTTCTTTGGTTGTGTAAGATTTACCTCAGTCAGACTGTTTCCTCTGAGGTCCAGTGTGTTGAGCAGAGCACAATTCTCCAAACCCTCAATGTGGCTTAGGTGGTTGTATGAACAGTCCAGATGGAGAAGGGTATAAATTTCATTCAATCCTCTTGTGCTGAGCAGCTGGTTATGGTCCACTGATAATCGCAGAAGCATTTTCAGGGGTCCTAAACCACCTAAGAAAGCAAAGATATATAATTTAGACAATGCTGGTGTAGAAGGAGTGTATGAGGATAATTCTAAGCCATTGTGACAATATCTAATACCAGCCAAAGGATAATCTAATATAAAAAGGCAGCACTGGCAGGACATCATCTAACACTGACAGCAAATACCTTTAAACTGCATTTATCCTATTCtttatgatacatttattcatatttattcaatattatgCCATTTTCTTAGAAATGAGGGACATTATGACATATTTTAAGAGCAGGGTGAGGGCAAAAGGCCATTTGAAGACACCAAACTGGAACAATCGTGCCCTCTACTGGACAATGCTAAGCATTAGATACTAGTGTGTCACGCTTAAGATCTAGATATCTTCAGCTGACCAACATCAGCATCTCTTTCTTTAGTgctttgaatgaaaaataaatgaaacaaagtaaATGAACACTTCTAGTGAAGATACTTACTGATGCGAGAGATGTTGTTGTGTGAAAGCTGTAGAATTTGCAGATTTTCGGCTCCATCAAGACCATGGATAGTCATCAGTTGGTTCCTGCCCAGCATGAGGACTTGAAGGTTGGCCAGACCTCCACAATCCATATAAGTAATTGAGTTCTCTAATGTGAGAAacaatggtgtatatatatactacagttcaaaagtgcAGGGTCTGTAAGaatttctacttttatttttttattttttaagaaattattacttttatttagcaaggatccattaaaatgatcaaaagtgacagtacagactttcataatgttaaaaattatttctattttaaataaattctgatcttttgaatgttctattcaccaaagaatccttgGAAccaatgtatcacagtttccacaaaattattaagcagcaaaaaactgttttcaacattgataataagaagaaccaaatcagtatataaaaatgatttctgaaggatcatgtgatactgaagactggaataaaggctgcttaaaattcagctttgccatttcaggaatatgttatatttaaaaatatataaaaaatgtaataatataaatgtaataatttcacaatattactaatttactgaagttttgatcaaataaatgcagccttggtaagtataagagacttctttcaaaaacatttttttttttatccaaaatttttaacagtagtgtatactgtATAGCATAATTGAGTGATCATTTTActagaaagtttgaaaataatGCAGTCTGCATTGGATAGTTTGTTATTTCTTACTTGTACATCAATACATCTGATCTGAGTGCACTGGTTCAATCCATCCAAGGTTGTGAGGCCACAACGTCTAAGGGTCAAAGTCTGCAGTTTGTTACACTCGGACAGTGTGGACAGGCTGCAGCCTGGCAGGTCTTCCAATGTGACTGTTGTAACCTGATTTTTTACAGCACAGTTACAATAAAGTCAGCATGAACACATAAGACACATGTCACAGCCAAGAAACGGGCTTTCAAGTTTCAAGTTCAATTTCTACCTGTTTGAGAGAGCTCCAAGCTCCTGTTTTGAGAATAGTGTCCACAGTCAAAGGGGGTAAACTGGGGACTCTTCTTTTTCTTGGGCCTCTTTTTTGGGACTGCTGTTGTGCAGAAGACCCCTTCCTTTTATTCTGCAGTGATAGTTTGGACCAGGGAGTGCAGTTCATCATCCAGGCCAGTCGCTTCTGCTCTGTGCTGTCAGGCAGACAtattgaaattgatttttgaCTTTTTGGTTTATGGTCTTCAAGCTCAATAGCTGTAGTATTTTGATGCCCCCTAGTGTCCATCTCAGGCGTTACAACAGCCAAATCAGAAACCTGTACAGCCAAGTCTGTTTTAACAACTGCTTTAACTCTTAGATGATCTGCAACACTTGAGGAACCCACTGGACTAATACCAAGGTCACTGGAGAGACCTTGATGTACATTTATGTGGGACTCTGTAGTGGTTTTGGTAACTTTAAGGCTTTTTCTTGACTGTGAGCGATTTACCCGAGAGTCAAGCTCTCCACTGATTTCAacagttttttcttctttatggCTCTTTATTCTGTCTTTAtcactttctttttgttgttctgtGTCATCAGATCTTTCTGTGTCTTCTGTATCTTTGCTTTTAGTTTTGTcctgttttttcattgtattccTGTCATCCTCCAATGTGTTTTCCATTTTCTTCCCTTGCCTTATTCTTTCATTCTCTATTTCCCCCCTTTCCTCCTCTCTTTTACATTCATCCTTCACCTGACTACTCCTTTCCactatttttctttccttttctttgttcTTCTTGCCTACATCCTCTTCCTGTCTCCTGTAATCATCTTTTACACTTGCAATGTTGTTCTGCATTTCCTTCTTCTGAAttttcttcctcttctcatcttcctcctctttcCTCTTCTGCTGTTCAAGTCTTTGCTCTTTCTCCAGACGATGGCGCTCTTGTTCTTTAGCTCTTTCATAATCTGCTCTGCGTCTCTCCATCTCCTCCCTCTGAGTGCGCTCTTCTTCCTCGatcctctttctctcctcttctctctccttcTTCATCTTCTCCCatttcctcttctcctcctcatgtctcctctcttcttctttctttctcctaAGCTCTATTTTGCTCCAGCGGCGCACTAATGTTCCTCTGAGAGCAGCTTGAATCTTTGTTGCTGCTGTGCATTGAAGTTTCTGGGTTTTCCTTCTTTCCTCCTCCTGAGCCTTCTCAAAAGCCTGTTTCTCCTCCTCCATCTGCTCCTCAAGTTTCCTTATTAAGTTctgaaattttaaccaaaaaactTTGACTAGTACACTTATTTCAGCAGACATTTATGAGGAGATATAGGAGTATACAGGAGTATAATTTTATAGGAGTATATGGGAGTATAaggttaaaatcaaatttaacttttatataataaaataatttcacttaTACTTGCATATACATtatttacacatatatacacaaggggaaaaatgtttttttttacataatacaccaacatattgacaaatatttaattttacacaattttatatatatatatatatatatatatatatatatatatatatatatatatacttttgccTCATGTAATTAAAGCACATCCTCAACAATCCGAGGCATATTTAAAGTCACCTGCTGTTTATCCAGCTCCAGTTGAAGATCTTCTGTGTGATGAACTTCGTTTTTCACTCCAACATTTTGAACCTGTTATGAATTTCgattttgttatttaatcatcttttcttctcattttaatttaatttttctaaaaaagtGTTAAAGACAGTCTTACCCAAGTGGCCTCCTCTATCATCTTTAACTCCTCCTGAAACTTTATCagtcctctcctcctcctctcttcttcttctctttctgagTTCAAATGCAGTTCTCTTTCTACCTCCTGTGCTGCTAatttctgctcctcttcctctctcagtcGTTTCTCTAATTCTCTCCACTCAAGACTAAGTTGCAGGTCACTTTCAGTGTCTATATCATCTAAAAACAGAGGAAAGTTATAATTCTGTGAATATAAAGAGGCTAATAAGCAATCTATGCAAAACCATTGCAGAAttggtttgtatgttttttttttttttttgcatatttaatgtttttactagtgttaataaacttaaaatacagGCCCATCTAACcacataattacaaaaatatacctTCCATGCCTGGCATATTTGGAATCTCCCACTGGGCATTCTGTGGCTCAATGTCAGAGAtaacctgacaaaaaaaaaaaatacaccatctGAGAAATATGCTGCATGTCTGAGGGTAAATAAGGGTAATTTACAGCCTTTCATTTAAGAGAGAATTCAAAGTCTAATTCATATTGACTGAACACAAACCAAACTAGGATACATAACAGATCATTTGATACTATGATGGACAAACTGAATAAAAAGTTAAGTTAAGGACAAAACACAGACACTTCTCCTTTCCTCTGTTATGCCTCAGATGGAATACCATTTCCATTTAACTGCAAACAAATAACCACGACTCACTCGCTCTTTCCACTTCATGGGGTTGTCTATGAAATCTGAAGCTGGTTCATTGCAATCAAGGTGAGACAGGTTCTGGCTTGAGAAGTCTATGAGCAAAGAGAAAAGGGGAAAATGCAATGCCTCTAATAAACATATTAGGTAATTTTAATTAAGACTTTCAATCAgttctattttaaaatgctttcttaCCCTTTTCTTCAACATCTTCAAGGATTAATTGTTCAAAGG
This genomic window contains:
- the lrriq1 gene encoding leucine-rich repeat and IQ domain-containing protein 1, whose amino-acid sequence is MMDDIEQAIDEELTKLNIHPSENDSESDDDNFTVLDGNLHAEDELPDSVLTYVEASRNRMNTFEQLILEDVEEKDFSSQNLSHLDCNEPASDFIDNPMKWKERVISDIEPQNAQWEIPNMPGMEDDIDTESDLQLSLEWRELEKRLREEEEQKLAAQEVERELHLNSEREEEERRRRGLIKFQEELKMIEEATWVQNVGVKNEVHHTEDLQLELDKQQNLIRKLEEQMEEEKQAFEKAQEEERRKTQKLQCTAATKIQAALRGTLVRRWSKIELRRKKEEERRHEEEKRKWEKMKKEREEERKRIEEEERTQREEMERRRADYERAKEQERHRLEKEQRLEQQKRKEEEDEKRKKIQKKEMQNNIASVKDDYRRQEEDVGKKNKEKERKIVERSSQVKDECKREEERGEIENERIRQGKKMENTLEDDRNTMKKQDKTKSKDTEDTERSDDTEQQKESDKDRIKSHKEEKTVEISGELDSRVNRSQSRKSLKVTKTTTESHINVHQGLSSDLGISPVGSSSVADHLRVKAVVKTDLAVQVSDLAVVTPEMDTRGHQNTTAIELEDHKPKSQKSISICLPDSTEQKRLAWMMNCTPWSKLSLQNKRKGSSAQQQSQKRGPRKRRVPSLPPLTVDTILKTGAWSSLKQVTTVTLEDLPGCSLSTLSECNKLQTLTLRRCGLTTLDGLNQCTQIRCIDVQENSITYMDCGGLANLQVLMLGRNQLMTIHGLDGAENLQILQLSHNNISRISGLGPLKMLLRLSVDHNQLLSTRGLNEIYTLLHLDCSYNHLSHIEGLENCALLNTLDLRGNSLTELPVLQNHVLLRDLYLDDNLISSVHDLESYWLPLLQNLSVAHNSVTHLIPLLDLVSLKTLDASHNCLLDLQNVCLNLQECTSLQELNLTGNPLQQESNWRSLLLETVPGLIKLNNEQIAAAAASCKCPEQQWSFHALCQAQQEQRDSLLQQQKMEISSASSQHDVQILAIGHQIDLFRLAVDQRYAHEYGDSCVTEDSTLMAAANSSSCGYSEASQGQNPDWQRHNPQKTQLSPSDLELRSAHCMQTQSEKEPVQAMNLKIAAAVVIQRCWRRRCVLLRCEGLRGLIEKTNTKPNLNKGEDTCIGRPERQRAAVVIQAAWRGYVLRKNLARALAAAQITESDEDLEEVDMDEFIFDEKALEKDWRTLHSDALPARMMPFLEQLPLPKSPLCLPMPPKTLSVFPLQPKHAWSDNEGAACSEQSMSPHLSSRSIIKTHTLSEKSEKILKEWGITNESTALLMLKRANKMKGRKQQQKRLIDPNPRPRHSNQYVSTETQRQTRPTFKDNFKVHQAAKEIHKLPKAEEKQSYQWLHTQAVHPDTDSTGTGRDHFLPDIDQDILNGGRAQLVAIGDRDGVDSGARFWADSASVSPPLKHTPPRRYSAENTKTEMPSPTRVNSAPNRNERISFRDNPVRHSGGWGGGKKRTKLNK